In Bacillus sp. SB49, a single window of DNA contains:
- a CDS encoding CamS family sex pheromone protein: protein MRKMHALLLSSVLFMSACTPVFDNQEEVIQETTDETNNQAAIVPNYSMSDEDYRMILTESSPKVSSARGITTNQMGNRLDIDEFESGLRRHSKEYYDPEDYYFQPGQYLTDQTLLDWLSRKSADKEEGLNPELNEDEASEEDFRESPRYISNIIEQDYLVQKDDNVVELQGVTIGISLRTVYKFTTEGKNFEEDHSTEELLQKGKEYADEILTRIRAKEELKDVPVVFAIYEEEEASSKVPGKFLAKTYVKGSSGSVGSWDNIDEEHVLFPSSEAEKEHFDQSQIFSEFRTQVSNYFPNFVGMIGNGFYKDGELHDITIEIPIQFQSESEVVGFTQYVYSLVNEMFPDHYSVQVNIHSLDEPESLIVKKAGDEEPFVHVYK, encoded by the coding sequence ATGAGGAAGATGCACGCACTATTGTTGAGTTCCGTTCTGTTTATGAGCGCGTGTACACCTGTATTTGATAATCAGGAAGAAGTCATTCAGGAGACGACAGACGAAACGAACAACCAGGCAGCAATTGTCCCGAACTACTCGATGTCCGACGAGGACTACCGGATGATTCTGACAGAAAGCAGCCCGAAAGTTTCATCAGCAAGAGGAATCACGACGAACCAGATGGGGAACCGGCTCGATATTGATGAATTTGAGAGCGGACTGCGCCGTCATTCCAAGGAATATTACGATCCGGAGGATTATTATTTCCAGCCGGGACAGTACCTCACTGATCAGACATTGTTAGATTGGCTCAGCAGGAAGTCCGCTGATAAAGAAGAAGGCTTGAATCCGGAATTGAACGAAGATGAAGCATCGGAAGAGGATTTCCGTGAAAGCCCTCGGTACATTTCCAATATTATTGAGCAGGACTACTTAGTGCAGAAAGACGACAACGTCGTCGAACTGCAGGGTGTCACCATTGGTATCTCTCTCCGTACCGTTTATAAGTTCACAACGGAAGGAAAGAACTTCGAAGAGGATCACTCCACTGAAGAGCTGCTTCAAAAAGGGAAAGAATATGCCGATGAAATCTTGACCCGCATACGTGCCAAAGAAGAGCTCAAGGATGTTCCTGTCGTCTTCGCTATTTACGAAGAAGAGGAAGCGAGTTCGAAAGTTCCCGGTAAGTTCCTTGCGAAGACCTATGTCAAAGGTTCTTCGGGTAGTGTCGGTAGCTGGGATAATATCGACGAAGAACATGTCCTCTTCCCATCAAGTGAGGCAGAGAAGGAGCACTTCGATCAATCCCAGATTTTCTCTGAATTCCGTACGCAGGTATCGAATTACTTCCCTAACTTCGTCGGAATGATCGGAAATGGATTTTACAAAGACGGCGAACTGCATGATATTACCATCGAAATACCGATTCAATTCCAATCCGAATCGGAAGTGGTCGGATTTACGCAGTACGTGTATAGTCTTGTAAATGAGATGTTCCCGGACCACTACTCTGTGCAGGTGAACATTCATAGCCTGGACGAACCGGAAAGCTTGATCGTTAAGAAAGCAGGAGACGAAGAGCCGTTTGTCCATGTCTACAAATAA